Proteins from one Chitinophaga oryzae genomic window:
- a CDS encoding vitamin K epoxide reductase family protein, translating into MKQLIFPVSGEVASTKLLLDHLKVKVSLTTLATEMESHPDFPGILSVSDILSKFGVENLLAKFDAEQLPQLPAPFLTQISSHDGIGVYFTVVRKIDERQVTYYDKETRSWKTAATENFQKNYMGLVLLAEAGEHAGEADYQQHINAEKRQLTLQYAKLFILPFISLLAMAAALFLEGWNALLPVGFTLTAVLGAMVGFLLLWYETDQYNPLLQQICTAGKKVNCGAVVHSKASKIAGISWSIIGTSYFTGSLLFMLFSGITSVQSLLVMSGLTVLAAPYTIFSVYYQWKVAKQWCLLCLSVQFILLLQLLIPIAGKWHTLAPLSSITLFTGISFALSYLLPFLVITQLMPAFRASREARQNKMKFNQLKHNQQIFEALLAKQKAVEESTTGLGITLGNPDARIKLVKVCNPYCGPCSKAHAPIEELLHGSDDLQVQIIFTATNKEDDHRSLPVKHFLAVAESGDNRQLKEVLDGWYLSPTKDYRQFSGKYMLPDGAMARQGKKVEAMRSWCDRAGIKATPTFFLSMPSADQTTTALYQLPDIYQIKDLKYILNV; encoded by the coding sequence TTGAAGCAACTAATATTCCCTGTTAGCGGTGAAGTAGCGTCCACCAAACTGCTGCTCGATCATTTAAAGGTAAAGGTCTCTCTTACAACGCTGGCCACAGAGATGGAATCTCACCCTGACTTTCCCGGTATACTCAGTGTCAGTGACATCCTTTCGAAATTCGGCGTGGAAAATCTCCTGGCGAAATTTGATGCTGAGCAATTACCGCAACTGCCGGCGCCTTTTCTGACACAAATCAGCAGTCATGATGGCATTGGCGTTTATTTTACGGTTGTCCGGAAAATAGATGAACGGCAGGTAACTTATTATGACAAGGAGACCCGCAGCTGGAAGACCGCCGCTACAGAAAACTTTCAGAAGAACTATATGGGATTGGTGCTGTTGGCGGAAGCAGGTGAACATGCAGGGGAAGCGGACTACCAACAACATATCAATGCTGAAAAACGGCAGTTGACACTGCAGTATGCGAAACTATTCATCCTGCCATTCATCAGCCTGCTCGCTATGGCGGCAGCCCTTTTCCTGGAGGGATGGAACGCCCTGCTGCCTGTTGGTTTTACACTCACTGCCGTGCTGGGTGCGATGGTGGGCTTCCTGTTGCTCTGGTATGAAACCGATCAGTATAATCCTTTACTGCAACAGATCTGTACCGCCGGAAAAAAAGTAAATTGTGGCGCCGTGGTCCACTCCAAAGCGTCTAAAATTGCCGGCATCAGCTGGAGTATCATTGGCACCAGTTATTTTACCGGCAGCCTCCTGTTTATGTTGTTCTCCGGCATCACCAGCGTACAGTCGCTGCTGGTCATGTCGGGGCTAACAGTCCTGGCAGCGCCTTATACTATCTTTTCTGTCTACTATCAGTGGAAAGTAGCCAAACAATGGTGCCTGCTTTGTTTGTCGGTACAGTTCATTCTTTTGCTGCAATTACTGATCCCAATTGCGGGAAAATGGCATACGCTTGCGCCTTTATCATCCATCACACTGTTTACCGGTATCTCCTTTGCGCTGTCTTACTTGTTGCCATTCCTGGTGATCACGCAACTGATGCCCGCTTTCCGCGCTTCCAGGGAGGCGCGGCAAAACAAGATGAAGTTTAATCAGCTGAAACATAACCAGCAGATATTTGAAGCGCTGTTAGCCAAACAAAAAGCCGTGGAAGAAAGCACCACCGGACTGGGTATCACCCTGGGCAATCCCGATGCCCGTATAAAACTGGTCAAAGTTTGTAACCCTTACTGCGGGCCATGTTCGAAAGCACATGCGCCTATTGAGGAACTACTGCATGGTAGCGACGATTTACAGGTACAGATTATATTCACCGCCACCAATAAAGAAGATGATCACCGCAGCCTCCCTGTCAAACATTTTCTGGCCGTAGCTGAAAGCGGAGATAACCGGCAGCTCAAAGAAGTGCTCGATGGCTGGTACCTGTCACCCACGAAAGACTACCGGCAATTCTCCGGTAAGTACATGCTCCCTGACGGCGCGATGGCCAGGCAGGGAAAGAAAGTGGAGGCGATGAGAAGCTGGTGCGACAGGGCGGGCATCAAGGCCACGCCCACTTTTTTCCTCTCTATGCCGTCTGCTGACCAGACAACCACTGCATTATACCAGCTTCCCGACATCTATCAAATCAAAGACCTGAAATACATCCTCAACGTGTAA
- a CDS encoding DUF4199 domain-containing protein has translation MNKNYAQYGLIISAILVVLSVLFYILNLNQERWAQWVGVAVMFVGIVITCINYAKINDGYVTFGNVFANGFKATMIITVITVIFSVIMLMIFPDIKDKAIEVSRAEMEKKGASEDQIEMGINFTKKFFLVFMVVGGLVFSLFFGAIASLVGAAAAQKKPMNKSPQP, from the coding sequence ATGAACAAAAACTATGCACAGTATGGCCTGATCATCAGCGCGATATTAGTTGTATTATCCGTCTTATTTTACATTTTGAACCTCAACCAGGAACGATGGGCACAATGGGTTGGCGTTGCTGTTATGTTTGTCGGCATTGTAATCACCTGTATCAACTACGCAAAGATCAACGACGGTTACGTTACCTTCGGCAACGTTTTCGCGAACGGTTTTAAGGCAACCATGATCATCACCGTGATCACGGTGATCTTCTCCGTTATAATGCTGATGATATTCCCGGACATCAAGGACAAAGCGATTGAAGTGTCCCGTGCAGAGATGGAAAAGAAAGGCGCATCCGAAGATCAGATTGAAATGGGCATCAACTTCACCAAAAAATTCTTCCTGGTATTCATGGTAGTCGGCGGCCTGGTTTTCAGCCTTTTCTTTGGCGCTATCGCTTCGCTGGTAGGCGCCGCAGCTGCGCAGAAAAAACCGATGAACAAGTCTCCCCAGCCGTAA